From the genome of Hymenobacter sp. PAMC 26628, one region includes:
- a CDS encoding glycosyltransferase gives MTTFLLLYCALWLLVLAGSAGALATRRGAPAAGALPAPLPRVSVLLAARNEAGALPRCLASLRALRYPPELLEILLGDDGSTDGTAAVAEAAMRGFEGHFEIVPITDALGTARGKANVLAHLARRATTAYFFVTDADIHLPVTWITALLAHAAPGVGTVTGITAVQGPRLFDRLQGLDWLLSLGLIQVVSAGGRPVTAMGNNMLVTRAAYQATGGYEALPFSVTEDYALFRAVLAQGYGFRHVFSAEARADSLPMPTWRALLRQRHRWLRGVQALPLRLRLELLVYSSFWPALGALVWAGAPGLALALWGGRVAVQGALAAVCYHRAGLRLRPWLLPLFEGYTLALTLGMAYVRLFGGAVVWKGRRYE, from the coding sequence ATGACGACTTTTTTGCTGCTGTACTGCGCGCTGTGGCTGCTGGTGCTGGCCGGCTCGGCGGGGGCCCTGGCCACCCGGCGCGGGGCCCCCGCCGCGGGGGCGCTGCCCGCACCGCTGCCCCGCGTCAGCGTTTTGCTGGCCGCCCGCAACGAAGCTGGGGCCCTGCCGCGCTGCCTGGCCAGCCTGCGCGCCCTGCGCTACCCGCCCGAGCTGCTGGAAATCCTGCTCGGCGACGACGGCAGCACCGACGGTACCGCCGCCGTGGCCGAAGCCGCTATGCGGGGCTTTGAAGGGCATTTTGAAATCGTGCCCATCACCGACGCCCTGGGCACGGCCCGCGGCAAGGCCAACGTGCTGGCCCACCTGGCCCGCCGCGCCACCACCGCGTATTTCTTCGTCACCGACGCCGACATCCACCTCCCTGTCACCTGGATAACCGCGCTGCTGGCCCACGCCGCGCCCGGGGTGGGCACCGTCACGGGCATCACCGCCGTGCAGGGGCCCCGGCTGTTCGACCGCCTCCAGGGCCTCGACTGGCTGCTCTCGCTGGGCCTCATCCAGGTGGTGAGCGCCGGCGGCCGGCCCGTCACGGCCATGGGCAACAACATGCTCGTGACGCGCGCCGCCTACCAGGCCACCGGCGGCTACGAGGCCCTGCCCTTCTCCGTCACCGAAGACTACGCCCTGTTCCGGGCCGTGCTGGCGCAGGGCTACGGCTTCCGCCACGTGTTCAGCGCCGAAGCCCGGGCCGATTCGTTGCCCATGCCCACCTGGCGGGCCCTGCTGCGGCAGCGCCACCGCTGGCTGCGCGGGGTGCAGGCCCTGCCGCTGCGCCTGCGCCTGGAGCTGCTGGTGTACAGCAGCTTCTGGCCGGCGCTGGGCGCCCTTGTCTGGGCGGGAGCCCCGGGCCTGGCGCTGGCGCTGTGGGGCGGGCGCGTGGCGGTGCAGGGGGCCCTGGCGGCCGTGTGCTACCACCGCGCCGGCCTGCGCCTGCGCCCCTGGCTGCTGCCGCTCTTCGAAGGCTACACGCTGGCCCTCACCCTGGGCATGGCGTACGTGCGCCTGTTCGGCGGGGCCGTGGTGTGGAAGGGGCGGCGCTACGAGTGA
- a CDS encoding glycoside hydrolase family 5 protein, which produces MGTQLVDRKGEKIARRGVSFGWHSLWPRFYNEKAVEWLAQDFHCNVVRAAMGIEVGEQCYKKDPAFSKAKVKAVVDGAIKAGIYVIIDWHSHNINLAEAKQFFGEVSKPYAKTPNVIYELFNEPDQESWPEVKAYAEEIIKVIRANDPDNVILVGCPHWDQDINLPAADPIRGPKNLMYTMHFYAATHGKELRDRTDAALASGLPVFISESAGMEASGDGPLNPAAWQAYIDWMEAKCLSWITWSVSDKDETCSMLQKSASSTGPWKDADLKESGRQTRALLRKYNTEK; this is translated from the coding sequence GTGGGCACCCAGTTGGTGGACCGGAAGGGCGAAAAAATTGCGCGGCGGGGCGTGAGCTTCGGGTGGCACAGCTTGTGGCCGCGCTTCTACAACGAAAAGGCGGTGGAGTGGCTGGCCCAGGATTTCCACTGCAACGTGGTGCGGGCGGCCATGGGCATTGAGGTGGGCGAGCAGTGCTACAAAAAAGACCCAGCCTTCTCAAAGGCCAAGGTGAAGGCCGTGGTGGACGGCGCCATCAAGGCCGGTATTTACGTCATCATCGACTGGCACAGCCACAACATCAACCTCGCCGAGGCCAAGCAATTCTTCGGCGAGGTGTCGAAACCGTACGCGAAAACACCCAACGTCATCTACGAGCTGTTCAACGAGCCCGATCAGGAAAGCTGGCCCGAGGTGAAGGCTTACGCCGAGGAAATCATCAAAGTCATCCGCGCCAACGACCCTGATAACGTTATCCTCGTGGGCTGCCCGCACTGGGACCAGGACATCAACCTGCCCGCCGCCGACCCCATCCGGGGCCCCAAAAACCTGATGTACACCATGCACTTCTACGCCGCCACGCACGGCAAGGAGTTGCGCGACCGCACCGACGCAGCCCTGGCCAGCGGCCTGCCGGTGTTCATCTCCGAATCGGCGGGCATGGAGGCCTCCGGCGACGGGCCCCTGAACCCCGCGGCCTGGCAGGCCTACATCGATTGGATGGAAGCCAAGTGCCTGAGCTGGATCACCTGGTCGGTATCGGACAAGGACGAAACCTGCTCGATGCTCCAGAAATCGGCCAGCTCCACGGGCCCCTGGAAAGACGCAGATTTGAAAGAATCGGGCCGGCAAACGCGGGCCCTTTTGCGCAAATACAACACGGAAAAATAG
- a CDS encoding IS1595 family transposase, protein MLPTFKSLLDLVKAFPDEEACLLHLEALRWNGIPVSPFDATSKVYKCAGHKYKCKNTGKYFNVKVGTVFEDTKIPLQKWFMALYIFSSHKKGISSHQLARDIDVTQKSAWFLLHRLRYAFAHPNFQATMDGTVEVDETYVGGKESNKHASKKTPNTQGRSLKTKKAVVGVLQRDGHVIAQMVEDVTSATLVTIINETVEAGATMHTDEYQAYGPIAAVYNHQIVRHSAKQYVDDKAHTNGLEGFWSHFKRMVDGIYHHVSFEHLQAYVTEFSLRWNTRRSATADRFNLILGNIAGRLTYATLIA, encoded by the coding sequence ATGCTCCCTACTTTCAAAAGCCTGCTCGATTTGGTAAAAGCCTTCCCCGACGAGGAGGCTTGCTTGCTGCATTTGGAAGCGCTGCGGTGGAACGGCATCCCCGTTTCACCGTTTGACGCCACTTCCAAGGTGTACAAGTGCGCGGGGCACAAATACAAGTGCAAGAACACTGGCAAGTACTTCAACGTCAAGGTGGGCACCGTGTTTGAAGATACCAAGATACCGCTGCAAAAGTGGTTCATGGCCCTCTATATCTTCTCTAGCCACAAAAAGGGCATTTCCTCGCACCAGTTGGCCCGCGACATTGACGTAACGCAGAAAAGCGCGTGGTTTCTGTTGCACCGCTTGCGTTACGCCTTCGCCCACCCCAACTTTCAGGCAACGATGGACGGCACCGTGGAGGTGGACGAAACCTACGTGGGCGGCAAGGAGAGCAACAAACACGCTAGCAAGAAAACGCCGAACACGCAAGGCCGCAGCCTCAAGACCAAAAAGGCCGTGGTGGGCGTGTTGCAGCGCGACGGGCACGTAATCGCCCAAATGGTGGAAGATGTAACGAGCGCGACGCTTGTAACCATCATCAACGAGACGGTGGAAGCGGGCGCGACGATGCACACCGACGAATACCAAGCTTACGGGCCGATTGCCGCTGTGTACAACCACCAGATTGTCCGCCACAGCGCCAAGCAGTACGTGGACGACAAAGCGCACACCAACGGCTTAGAAGGCTTTTGGAGCCACTTTAAGCGCATGGTGGACGGCATCTACCACCACGTCAGCTTTGAGCACTTGCAAGCCTACGTAACCGAGTTTTCGCTTCGTTGGAATACGCGCCGTTCGGCTACGGCCGACCGCTTCAATTTGATTCTCGGCAATATTGCTGGACGCCTTACTTATGCAACCTTGATTGCGTAG
- a CDS encoding polysaccharide deacetylase family protein: MLGPLMSWLEGALLTRPPRLLHRLLPGVEWHGPAAGPSGRPCLYLTFDDGPIPEETPWVLAQLAEHGAKATFFCVGDNLARHPEIARAALAAGHRLGNHTQHHRSAWQISRAEYLAGVAQCQQALHDLAAGVLPASLSPPPALGQPPAAPQGPLFRPPYGRLTWPLLRALRPGFRVVQWSVLTRDYDPRLAPAECLHLTLAAARPGDILVFHDSRKASARLRYVLPRVLTYFARRGYEFAAL; the protein is encoded by the coding sequence ATGCTGGGCCCGCTGATGAGCTGGCTGGAAGGGGCCCTGCTCACGCGCCCGCCCCGGCTGCTGCACCGCCTGCTGCCGGGGGTCGAGTGGCACGGCCCCGCCGCGGGCCCCAGCGGCCGCCCGTGCCTCTACCTCACCTTCGACGACGGCCCCATTCCCGAGGAAACCCCTTGGGTGCTGGCGCAGTTGGCGGAGCACGGCGCCAAGGCTACGTTCTTTTGCGTGGGCGACAACCTGGCCCGCCACCCCGAAATTGCCCGTGCCGCCCTGGCCGCCGGCCACCGCCTGGGCAACCACACCCAGCACCACCGCAGCGCCTGGCAAATTTCCCGCGCCGAGTACCTGGCCGGGGTGGCCCAGTGCCAGCAGGCCCTGCACGACTTAGCGGCTGGCGTGCTTCCTGCCAGCCTCTCACCTCCGCCTGCCCTTGGCCAACCGCCAGCAGCTCCGCAAGGGCCGCTGTTCCGCCCGCCCTACGGCCGCCTCACGTGGCCGCTGCTGCGGGCGCTGCGGCCCGGGTTTCGGGTGGTGCAGTGGTCGGTGCTCACCCGCGACTACGACCCCCGGCTGGCCCCCGCCGAGTGCCTGCACCTGACGCTGGCCGCCGCCCGCCCCGGCGACATCCTCGTGTTTCACGACAGCCGCAAGGCCAGCGCCCGCCTCCGCTACGTGCTGCCGCGGGTACTGACGTACTTTGCCCGGCGCGGCTACGAATTCGCAGCGCTGTAG
- a CDS encoding P63C domain-containing protein, whose product MKQKLLRSTYEGKLQVGDIELTVAVLEDGSRVIKSRAIFQAFGRRIRGRSEAEAALRVPNRPSFIDAKNVQPLISPELEELLVPITYEGKDGKPIEGYNALILPQLCKVYLDARAGGILFERQLPLARASEILLVGLSNIGIIALIDEATGYQYDRERDELQKILKAYINEALLPWQRRFPNVYYKELFRLNGWDFSISEITRRRPSIIGLWTNQFIYEQLPKDVLKTLKEKTPKNEAGQYKAKFHQSFIEDIGHPGLQNQISSVVALMGISDTMDGFRAQFERLKQRRAGQLEFTLETGNSAKPKLNPSTPFDTSLKALLNVPPPKKDSEEPSEEAPATKKSKATK is encoded by the coding sequence ATGAAACAGAAACTCCTTCGTTCTACCTATGAAGGCAAATTGCAAGTGGGCGATATTGAGCTCACGGTTGCCGTGCTAGAGGATGGCAGCAGGGTAATAAAAAGCCGGGCAATTTTTCAGGCGTTTGGCCGCAGAATACGGGGGCGATCTGAAGCGGAAGCTGCTTTGCGTGTGCCCAACAGGCCCAGCTTCATTGACGCCAAGAATGTCCAGCCGCTCATAAGCCCAGAGCTTGAGGAATTGCTTGTGCCAATCACTTACGAAGGCAAAGATGGGAAGCCAATTGAGGGATATAACGCCCTCATTTTGCCACAGTTGTGCAAAGTTTACCTTGACGCACGGGCCGGGGGCATTCTTTTCGAACGTCAACTCCCATTAGCGAGGGCAAGCGAAATATTGCTCGTCGGCTTGTCTAACATCGGCATTATTGCCCTTATCGATGAAGCCACTGGTTACCAGTATGACCGTGAACGCGACGAACTGCAAAAAATACTCAAGGCTTACATCAATGAGGCGTTGTTGCCGTGGCAACGTCGTTTCCCGAACGTATACTACAAAGAACTATTTAGGCTAAATGGGTGGGACTTTTCGATAAGTGAAATTACGCGGCGGCGGCCCAGCATCATTGGCCTTTGGACCAATCAGTTTATTTACGAACAACTTCCTAAAGACGTACTGAAGACCCTGAAGGAGAAAACACCGAAAAATGAAGCAGGGCAATACAAGGCCAAATTTCACCAAAGCTTTATAGAAGATATTGGGCACCCTGGTTTACAAAATCAAATAAGCTCGGTTGTTGCCCTGATGGGTATTTCCGACACAATGGACGGGTTTAGGGCCCAATTTGAGCGCTTAAAACAACGACGGGCCGGCCAATTGGAATTCACACTTGAAACCGGTAATTCTGCAAAACCCAAGCTTAATCCATCAACTCCCTTCGACACATCCTTAAAAGCATTGCTCAATGTACCGCCGCCTAAGAAGGACAGCGAAGAGCCTAGCGAAGAAGCCCCGGCAACAAAAAAATCAAAAGCCACCAAATAA